The DNA segment TGCTTTCCAAACACTAGTTTCCAAAACATGCAAGCAATGACTCATTTAGCATTTACTTTCCAAGTTATTTTACCCAGACAAAGCTAGAGGAGTACCAAATGGAGAGGGGGGGGGGGGTGACGATACAGATGTAGAGTTGTTTGAGTACTTTTTTGCCTATCATGGGAAGAGCGAGAGAAGCTGATGATTGTATGCTAGCCTTAACACATCCAAGTAACCTTTCTAAGTCTGGAAGTTTGCGAAGATATTGACCAATGATTAACATAATTTCTGAATGTGACATAAGTTCTTCAACCACGTCTAGCCTTTTATTAATGCTGTCAACATCTTTCAGTGGATGACAAATCCAGTTCCTTAAGAGGCGCTTACCAGATGATGTCACACAGTTATCAAGATACTTATACAATGTACCTGAAAATAAGataattttaaggactaaaaaGCTAAAAAACAACAGCCAGCAAAAAATATTGCTAAGCTAACAACATTCACCACTTGCCTGAAGAACCACCATCAGCACTATTACTGAAAATCTCAAGATTTACTATTGTCTGCCCATCAATTCTGAGGCAACCTTGATAAACATGGTAGGGTAAAACATCTCCACTCTGTAAAATGTCCTTCAGCTGTATGAAATAGAATTAATTAGATATCTAATGTGTATACTGACATGCTTATATAAATGCTAGTCCGCAGGCTTACCATCAATCGTGACATATGACTGACTAATCCACCAAGAGCACACATTGCAAAATCATGGTGCACCACACCATCAAAagcattaaaatatgaattaggCGACCCCTTAAAGTAACCTTTTGACTGAATCATATTTCTAACTTCAGAAGCATCCAGAAAATCAGTAGAGAATCCGGGACTCAGTTGAACTGCTTTAGTTCCTGCAAGATAAACAAAAATCAATATGCAGTTTGACTAACCATGATTAACATAGTTTCTCAGCATTTAAAGCTACATGAATCTTCAAGATAAAGAATCTAATTAAAAATGCAAAAAAGGAAGGGCTGATTTATGACAATTTTCAATTTACAGGTGCAGATTGTCCATAGAGTAGAAGGCTTTTTAACCCTTAAATGCACATGGACAAATTCATCTTTACCATATTGAATTACTGTTTTCGAAATTTAAACAAGacttatataacataattaagAACCCAATAGGAAAGCAGAAGATGTAACTGTTTTCAAATACAAGAATCTCAATTCAGCTTTACAATATACTTCCTCTTAGGGATAGAAGGTACTCAAATAAAGCTAGACATATAGATTCATACACATAGAGAGAGGTATTGTTCAACCTGCAGATAAAAGAGTTGATAAAATGCTCACCGCTAAATGAGTACTTCTTTAGTGCTTTATGAGCTTCTCTGGACAGCCCTGAAATACTTGAACATATGCTTCAAATTAAGAGGCAAAACTTTTATAAAACTAGAACTCAAAAGaagaaatattgaaagaaaagtTCACCTCTATGTTCATATAAGACTTCCTTAGGAGACACCTACATCAGATTCCAACCAATACATTAGAGCTTATTTTCCAAACATAAAAATCCATCATGGGTAAATACAAGAACCTACCTGCATCAATAAAGCTCCCAGAGCAGAACAAGTAGCATCATCACTAATAGAACCAACCCAAAATTTTAGAGCAGCACAATCAACAAAAGCAAACCCATATGTAGTTGAACCATTCTCAAATCCATAGTTGCCCTAAGTAAAAAGGCAGTATGTAATCATAACATGTATATTCCAATAAATATTCAAATTACAAATAGAAAAGTAATGCACTTTAAAATGGAAAAACAAACTGCAATAACTTATGCCTAAGAACTTTGAAGATCCAAAATAAATGGTGCAACACTGGGAAAACAACTATCAAATCAGCTCATGCGGAAAAGGAAGCATGCATGATTACATAAATATTTCAACAATATGCAAATACTTAACACCCTGTCCCAGACCCTGACAATCCCACCTACCTAACCCGTTAAAGAAAAGAGGAacagagaaaaggagaaagataaTATCACTTCAAGAATTCAAAAAAATGAGAACGAAGTAATATATAAACTTCAAGAAAACAGCAAAAGATTCCACCACGAAAATATGGTATGATAGATAAGCAATATGTTCATCCGATAGATAACACCTTCCAAACCcatatctaaataaataaataaatatattttaaagagAGGGGGTGGATTACTTCAAGCCTCGAGGAGTCAACAGCATAGTAAAATACATCCAAATTCAGTATGATAAGTTTCAGGAAAGCATCCGACAATTTGAGCCAGAGAAATTCATATTACAGTTGAACTAGATATATTCATTCAGCAGACACTGAAGAACTAATTATTggaatgtataaatatataagcATAACCAACCTCCTTTATAGCAAGTAGATGAACAGCATCAGGTCCAATGTTACCATCAACTGTTGTTGATGGGGTGATCACTTGAACTAACTTTCTTTGAATGACCTGATAACAATCCAATGTAGTTAGTCAAACTATTTAGACAAGCTACTGAGCACAGCCATGGTGTAAAATTAAAGACATGAAACCACTAAAGAAAGTCAACATAAGTAGCAGAATATTTATTCAAGAAGCATGTACAGGGAGCTTTGTTGGAGAATCCAATTTGATGAAACCAGAAAGTATTGTAGTTTTAGACACATCAAGCATTTTTGAAgttggaaatttttaaaacatttctcTTCAAAACACGACTCTTGCTTGTTAGCCTTAAAGAAATACAATATCAAGGCACATAAAGGATGACATATCAAAGAgtaacaataatataaaaataatatttttaaaaaaaattagattcaaAAATGCATCTCCAAACATGCAAAATTAAAAACTTACAGAATTTGCACCCCTAGCTTTTGCTTGCTGAGATGTCTCTAACTGCTCCATACGTCCCACTTTGTATCTTCAGAAAAAAACAGAAAATGTGAATAAGAATATGCTAAATTAAAGAAAGATGCCCCATCTAGAATTCAACATTGCACTCTCAAAAAGATGACCAAGGACATGGATCATCATTCCCTCTTTTGCACTTTCGACCATCAAACCTAGTCTTTCTCCCAATTCCAGGATGATTAAAAAACAACATTCTTGTTGACAGCTTATTGTAAAAGATTCTAAGACATAATATACACAGATGAGGATGAAGACAATCACAAATCCCTTCATCATTCTTACCCACGAGCAACTAGCTTTTGAACAGCATCATCAATTCCACTTTCTGGTATACCAACCTGAACATAAAGAAAGATACCATGGGTATTGCATCTACACCACCACTGTAAAGGCCATATACAGAGATAATATTCCAATAGACCAATAGAAGAATGAAAACTAGAAAATTCACCTGGCGGCATTTGCCTACTCCGCTTACTGTCATCTTCCAATCAAGCTCCTTGTGGCCAATTTCAGCATCTATCTCATAAAGCTCATAGAATTTTCCCTTTTATAGAAAATCATATGGTTGAATTAGGTAACCACGACTAAGGAAAATAAATACAAAACTCATAACATgcatcattcaattaaatccagcTTACAGATGAAGGGAGGTCTCACAGAATATAAGAGACCATTAGGTTGAAgaataaaaaatctaaatagTGATATTATCCACATCACAAAATTAAACACTCTTTTCCACTCCCCCATATAAGTTATCCAGTTAAAGGTTCATCTCATATGACTAACATATAATCCAATGTTGGCAATAGCTAGTGACAAAATGAAACTAGAATGTGGCGCAACAATAACTAACCACTTTAAAGAAGAGAACAATATCCATATATTGACATTTGACACCCCAATATTGTTTTTGAGATGCTGACATATTCTTGAGAACATCGGGAGGTATAAAAAGAGTCTTCTTGTCGTAAAGGGGGTCACTAGGCCTTCTTCCATTAGCATCCTTTATGCGAGAAGGATCAAGCCACTCAAATTTGCTAGCAACATCACTATCATTCTTGTGATTATTGTTCCCAACAATAGATTCCTGGAGAAGCTTTATTCTTTTACTGGAGTCTAATAAAGAATTGTCCTTTTCCCCAAAAGTAGGGAAATAATCTTGAATTCGCTTGAAACGGGAAATACCAGGTCGTGTAGCAGGTGTTTCAGGTCTGAGATCGTCATCATTCTCGACGTTTAGAACATTAGCCTTTTCAGATGGTTTAGCAGTTAGCTCAACTCTAGGCAATTCCTCCACATCAGAAGATTTGTCAGCTGCCAGGTTCCtgcaaattaaacacaaattatTGACGAAGGTTATATACTCCGATGCTTGATAGTtagaaatttgaatttaattttctgaagaaatttatttcaatgGACTACCATTTTCTTTTGTCCTTACTCGTTAAAGATTATGTAAAGTTTCCTAAAAAAAAGTAGAGAAATAAAAGAGATAAATTCCATCCTGTGTCTGATTATTAAACCCTAACAAACTTTAAACCGTAAAGGTACGTCCAAATCGTTTTTAGAAATACAACGAATTGATTTGTACGcctaaaattaacccaaaaaaataCCTCAGACTTCCATTTTCTCTGTCGTCAGCCTTCACAAACTTGTGCATGATACTAGAAAACAGAGAAGAGGAACCCCTAGCCTCGGCATTCGATGCGAAGTTTACCGGTAAAACCTTACGAGGCACCTTCTCCGGTGGAGTATCAGTGCCTGTGACTTCTAAAGAGGAGCCACAAACGTCACCATTCAAGTTCTGTTTTGAAGGAAACAGACAAGCTCCTTGACCTTTTGCCTCTCCGACAGCACCGTTTTGGCTCGCCGGCGAAGGTTTTTGCAATAACGAGAGTATCGATTTTTGGCGCTGCATTTTCAGAACGTGGGAGGGAGAGAGAGAAGACGTTGCGATAGCGGTAAAAAGCAccttaagaggcaaaatttgGCGCCAACTTTTGCCCCCCTCCTTTTGCagtgttttagcaaaaatatagAGCGTCAGATTTCTGAAATACGATCTAAAGCGAGTCCTTAATACCTTCGCTATATACCATTTTGATGTGTTTTAGCTATTAACGACTTGTATTGTACCCATACCCGATTCAAAGGTGACAAAGCCAATATTTCACTATTGGGCCAAAATACCAACCACGCAATCATCCcataaattgatataataactaTAATTGGATTTTgttgaaatgataattttttttaactcataaataggagagTTATAATGTGTTTCAATGTATTTGAAATAATATCCTTCGCATTGGTAACAATGCTCATGTCAattgagttaaaactcaatcaactattaaaatggtaatactaaatgttaaaattttacaatGTTTTAAGTTTGACTTTCACCATgtgtaagtgttttttttttagatttataaaattaatcttaaaaaaatatCTATTGTTTATTAAAAGTAAgggtttttagtatttttataactAAATTTGAGACTTCGTCATGAGTGACATCAACTCAGTAAGTcacttaaatataatattaatatacctattgtcgaaatcattttattttgaaaaacggggatcgacttttaaacgAGGTaaggagtcaccaccaatcctttttgtttaggtgtgatcgggtcaccttgtgatcgatcattttaataaagcattttggtttattaaaacaacgtttTTTGTCTACGAAAAACTAGAAAACGGATTTGGGAgacagttacgcgcgaggaaggattagcacccttgcaacgcccaaaattggtatcatcGTATTGATCAATTAACATCctaatgttgaaaagttgaaaagattttaaaacatGATCCCTTTAAAAATGTTTAGATATCCTAAATTGAATATTGAGATTCTTTCGTTCAGAATggataaaatatcatatccagcacAGTAGGACACAACATTTCCAAACCTCGATAcccaatcatctcatgatttccaaaactcatgcatttgaaattttaaaaggatatttggctatttggccaaacggtaaatcgaaacccagcacgattgggcacgatttatcgaatttccaaatacgaaatactgcctcattttaatttaagaaaacatggatgaaatttcaaaataaaaaaagggaatgaataaatgttttataatacatgtcaatgatgaatattatgttatatgtattattaaaagcaaattatattactatatgaaatattgtgctgatgactaaattacaaaatatataaaagtaatatatgaagtacatgataaggattattagagaattatgaatgaatagtgaattttaaaatatagtacATGTATTGAAGATACAGAAgatataagtatatgaattattggtacaaggattaaattgtaaagcatgTAAAAGTATTATGCGaaaggtgtaaaagtgatatgcgcGCATGAAATAATTTGCCCGAGTAGACAAGATTAGAACTACTAAGATATTAAGGGACCTCAGTGTGTTCTCTGATTACTAGCACGttagtgctctctgattattagtaCATTTAGCACATTCGTACTCTCTGTATAGCAATTCAGTGTTCTCTGtttaataatgcataataatgcacctctgtataaGTCTCGTATATCCGAAGTTTTCTATCTAGTCTATTGGGCCTCtgctaagtaaaaaaaaaagtaaacaattttCGTTACGAGGTAAAAGATTATCTCTAAGTAAACATGTTAGTAATGATGAAGCAAAACTCGTAAAAGTAcggataaatgttttatagtacttgagaatgataaatgttatatgagtAAATACATGAAAACTTAATTATAAGGCTTTACGATTTATACTATACAATGAAATTCATGAGATTAAGTTCAGAAGTGGAAAGTAAAAAGTTCAATAGATGAACAATCGATAATGCAGTCGGAACTGAGAATGAGTTAATAGGTAAAGATGGGTTCTGAATAGAGATATTAGATTTTTCTGAAAACTAGTTGAGATATACAGTATCACTGTTAAAGAAAGAAGTTATTTATGAGaaaatcaaattattcaaatatgatattattttctaATTACTGTTATTGGAAGCTGTGAAAGGTAAATGTgatatattgaattaaaataaattgtgaaatgaaatgATAGAGAACGGATATAAATGATAAACTAGGTAAATATGTGCAGAAAGAAACCGTAGAATTATAAAACTAATGAAGTTCACgatcaaaagaaaataaggaaatttcgaggacgaaatttattaagagggagagaaatgtaataaCTCAAATTTTACAGTTATcggaaaaagtgtattttcgagtcTCCGTTGCTGAAAATGGATccgaaaataattataattttttttaaaaaatttaattgagtggttaattagagtttaattaagtgaatttagcttaattaaggataatggataaaaggattaaattgaataaactgtgaaagtttaattgtagattaaaagaaaataaaaaggaccaaaatggaaattatGTCATTTAGCATAAGTGATGCGGTATATACTTagatttcaaattataaaatatatatatttattagtaataaatgatattatattaatttattataattatattataagatatttatatgataaataaattagtacaaagacaaatgtatagtaaataaaatatacaagtgtatggataaaaatacatacatttgtaaaacatgtattagatattaaatagatatttattattttataaaagatatttattaattaaataattatattataagattttatatgataaatatattaaataatgacaaatgtatggatataaatgaatacaaatgtactaataatatacacatgaataaataaataatacttattatttaagtataaatacatatgtgtatatatatatatgaaaagaaagaaaaaaggatagaaatgaagaaacaaagcaaacgaaacaaagagcaggggaaggaaagaaagaaaaagagaaaagaaagaagaaaagggaaaattcaaGGTGTGATGCTTGGAAGTTTAATAAGTAAGTCAATTTAgctctttttacttaattttgatgttttagaagctttggaacaagattttgataaaattaagttgatattttgaaagttaatagatttctaaataatgttcatgttgagtaaaatgatgaaataagggtttaattgatagaaattcaagttagaaatgaaataaggattgaattgtaaagtaattcataagttttatgttgaagggctaatttttaaagttattatggATGAGTGATGGAAGCATTTgatgaataaacatagaattgaagctttaattttgatatatgataattttatcaagtaaaattaatggaaattgattttaggacctaattgtgaaaatgtttggaattaaagtctagtgctgaaattatgacttccaaaagttgtaaagtagtttaaagtgatataataaagtgttaattgagaaaaatcagctcaattgagaggctaattgagtagggacgaaattgttatttattaaagcttaagggaaaaaatggtaataaacagcttgcactaaaacaatattggacagcagcagtagagtaactttgaaaaatcatcataatctttataaatcgaattagaagatgaaaaaaatatgaaattaaatcttattgagacTAGTTtgtcatagaagaaacggtgtaagcaatggatttgtaaatcatgagatataatgaattttgtgagacaaagttagaatgaattcgggttcctctgttctgactttggaaaatcataaaaaattggatagaaatagttatgggcttaaatttatatttttataattctgaatgagtctattttcaagagaaataaatggaaatattattcgaattctgtacaaggagataattagtttttagtgaagaagggtcagaactgtcagacagcagaacatgcgtaactttaaagaataaactgtacttattggctaaaccaaaaattttatggtaagaatatatatgagtctagtttcagagaaaattagcggatcttaatttggagttctatagctccagatataaataatttagtgactatgacacagatggacagcttaaatattcataaaaataaataataaaaattatagatgatgttacttacaagtgtgttatatacattaaggctgtggaatggagagaaggaggaggaacatatatatgaatatccagctagcatggctaatttgcatgttttaggcttaaggactaaattgaataaaagtaaaactttaggggtaattttgtaaaaatgtcaaaaaggaccaaattgaagggaatgaattattttattatccaaattaataaattgaatgaaattgtcaatttaagatcgagtgaaaattgggaaaatggtaaattaccaaaatgcccctgaatcttgatatttctgcaatttcattaggtaagttcgtgtaacttgaattatattcttaaatgcttgaaatgtatgttttttatatgaatatgatttgaatgtttattatatgaaaattgataaaacattgatatatttgataaaaaagggggaagaaatcccagttgaatgaaaagaaaattcgatggatctttgaaaaggaattgacggtaaaaagaaTCTAGCCCcgatgggtgatcctatcctgatatagccctcccgaagaatatgtggaaaatggatttagcccagacgggtaatccgaattagggtttgaatttagcctggactggtaattcagatccaagctcattagagtaattgttgttgcaggggatttagcctggactggtaataccaacaatactctatgagtttatattacaggggatttagcctggactagtaatcccactgtaaggatgaggttcgcaggagtgtgctctctgatatgaaatgtgtaagaccatggttgaaagataccatgacaacctgatatgaaatgtgtaagaccatggttgaaagataccatggcaacctaatatgaaatgtgtaagaccatggttgaaagataccatggtaacatgatatgaaatgtataggaccatggttgaaagataccatggcaacatgatagaaaatgaataagaccatggttgaaagataccatggcaacgtgacatgaaatgaatacgaccatggttgaaagataccatggcaacatgacgggaaaatgaataagaacatggttgaaagataccatggcaacatgacagaaaatgagtaagaccatagttgaaagacactatggcatcatgtcaaagataaataagaccgtggatgagagacgctatgacatctattgaaagacactatggcatcatgtcaaagataaataagaccgtggatgagagacgctatgacatctattgaacaattgatattcaagtAATATGTACcggatgacgaatggttatataaAATGTTTGTGTGAAATGCTTAccagaactggtcatatggaaatatatgtacaaaatggttgtatgaaataattatgaagatagataaacgaaataaaaataagtacatggaatataatttatgttaagtttgatataaactttaccggaataaatatacataaaatatatggaaatgatggagcatgaaatatttatataatgaaatgattgatatatacttatgaaaaaaaaacggtaagagaatgacatgtttcatgacatgtactgtaatagcccgattttaggcttagtcggaacagtggtttcgggaccacaaatccgacgaaaaaaaatgtaatggcttgaattttcagaggtgtcggaacggtgattcgagatcactaaattcgacaaatgggtagaaaatattattaatttagtaagtataagttaaatatgaagttaggaaaatttttgaaatagtgaatagtgcactagaaataaatattaaaataattagaatcgaaatgaggtatcaagacctcggggattttaaactgagccataaatatttttataaatatttatggagtgttaaaaagttagtattaaagtttcgttaagaaattttaaagttccgataattaattgaacaaaaatgactaaattgtaacaaatgcaaaattttgggaaatgattaaatagcttaaatgataaaaggaagagggcttaaaaggaaaatagacccaaggtctatttgggctggacggcagaggcatgaaatcagcaagaaagtaaggagaattaagggcaaaattggaaaattgcaaattttgcttaataaagttaggacccaagtggaattatccagatttctcttcattttctgaattctcatcagctaaaacaccatggaagggcttcttcaagctggttcttcatatttttattacaagtaagttcaattcttgactatttcttgaaattttgtattttatgacttttacaactaggcccacttgttaaatccattagtttttgatttatgaaagaagttgaaagttgatatgaatatgtgctggaagtatatgatgatttagcatgaaattagagctttaaattgttcatatgctgatttattgaaagaattgaatagaaagtgaatgtttgggacctaatagtaaaagagtttgaagatagagttatatgtggaattctgaatttcaatagttgtgtaacaacttataatgtctagtaaagtactaattgagaaaattagattaattgaggggttaattgagaaaggaccgaattgtataaactgtgaaatttggggcaaaatggaaatcaacattttgcactaaagcagttttggacagcagcagtagtgtaactttgaaaaatcaccaaaaattgtagagattgaattagaggatgaataaaatatgaaactaaagcttattgagtctagtttcttataaaagaaatgatgtgagcaatggaattgtaaatcatgagatataatagattttgtgagacaaggtcagaatgaattcgggttcccctgttctg comes from the Gossypium hirsutum isolate 1008001.06 chromosome A06, Gossypium_hirsutum_v2.1, whole genome shotgun sequence genome and includes:
- the LOC107962662 gene encoding DNA mismatch repair protein MSH7, which encodes MQRQKSILSLLQKPSPASQNGAVGEAKGQGACLFPSKQNLNGDVCGSSLEVTGTDTPPEKVPRKVLPVNFASNAEARGSSSLFSSIMHKFVKADDRENGSLRNLAADKSSDVEELPRVELTAKPSEKANVLNVENDDDLRPETPATRPGISRFKRIQDYFPTFGEKDNSLLDSSKRIKLLQESIVGNNNHKNDSDVASKFEWLDPSRIKDANGRRPSDPLYDKKTLFIPPDVLKNMSASQKQYWGVKCQYMDIVLFFKVGKFYELYEIDAEIGHKELDWKMTVSGVGKCRQVGIPESGIDDAVQKLVARGYKVGRMEQLETSQQAKARGANSVIQRKLVQVITPSTTVDGNIGPDAVHLLAIKEGNYGFENGSTTYGFAFVDCAALKFWVGSISDDATCSALGALLMQVSPKEVLYEHRGLSREAHKALKKYSFSGTKAVQLSPGFSTDFLDASEVRNMIQSKGYFKGSPNSYFNAFDGVVHHDFAMCALGGLVSHMSRLMLKDILQSGDVLPYHVYQGCLRIDGQTIVNLEIFSNSADGGSSGTLYKYLDNCVTSSGKRLLRNWICHPLKDVDSINKRLDVVEELMSHSEIMLIIGQYLRKLPDLERLLGCVKASIQSSASLALPMIGKKVKAFGTLVKGLWSGMDLLRLLQKDADMVSLLSKVFKFPILSGANGLDEFLTQFEAAIESDFPNYQNHDLTDSDAETLSILIELFIEKASQWSQVIHALNCIDVLRSFAVTASFSSGTMGRPVVLPQSKTMTSNQGGPILKITGLWHPFALGENGVLPVPNDIFLGEGVNDYTPRALLLTGPNMGGKSTLLRATCLAVILAQLGSFVPCETFVISLVDTIFTRLGATDRIMTGESTFLVECTETASVLQNATQDSLVLLDELGRGTSTFDGYAIAYAVFRHLVEKVHCRLLFATHYHPLTKEFASHPHVILQHMACSFKVKSEGCSKGEQEPSFLYRLTNGACPESYGLQVAIMAGIPEKVVEAASKAGQVMKISVGESFKSSEQRSEFSSLHEEWLRSLVSVSQVENCNFDDCDYDTLFCLWHELKNSYGASN